A region of the Actinomycetota bacterium genome:
GGTGCTCGAACCGGTCAGCCATCGTACCGCCGCCGTGAGAACCGGCGCGAAACGCCGAGCCGCTAGGATTCCCAGGCGATGACCGAAACCGGGGACGTGGCCCTGAAGCGGACGCCGCTCGAGGACGAGCATCGGGCCCTCGGCGCCAAGATCGGCGCCTTCGCCGGGTGGGCCATGCCCATCGAGTACCGGGGCACCCTGGCCGAGCACCAGGCCGTCCGGGAACGGGTCGGCCTGTTCGACCTCATGCACCTGGGGAAGGTGATCGTGTCCGGGACCGGCGCCCTCGGCACCCTCCAGCGCACCGTGACCAACGACGTGGCGAAGGTGGGCGCCGGCCGGGCCCAGTACAACACCGTGCTGAACGAGCGCGGCGGGATCGTCGACGACCTCATCGTGTACCGGCTGGGGGAGGAGCGGTACTACGTGGTGCCGAACGCGGCCAACACCGCGCGCGTCCACGCGATCCTGCTGGACGAGGCCGACGACGCGGACGTGGTCCTGCACGAGGACTGGTGCTTCCTGGCCGTGCAGGGGCCGCGGTCGGTCGAGGTGGTGTCGTCGCTGTTCCCCGAGGCCGCCCAGCTCGGGTACATGCACTGCATCGAGACCCGGTTCGAGGGCCAGCCGGTGATCCTGACCCGTTCCGGCTACACCGGCGAGGTGGGCTTCGAGCTGTTCCCGCCGGAATCGGTGGTGCGTTTGCTGTGGCGGGCGGTCCTGGAGGCGGGCCAGGCGCACGGGATCGAGCCGATCGGGCTGGGGGCCCGGGACACGCTGCGGCTGGAGATGGGATACCCGCTGCACGGCCAGGACATCTCCGAGGAACGCACGCCGCTCGAGGCCGGGCTGTCGTGGGCCGTGGCCATGGACAAGGGCGAGTTCCGGGGCCGCGAGGCCCTGGTGAAGCAGAAGGCGGAGGGGATCCCGGCGCGGCTGTGGGGGCTGCGGATGCAGGACCGGCTGATCCCCCGCTCGCACTACCCGGTGGCGGCGGGCGACGAGTGGGTGGGGGAGACCACCAGCGGGACGTTCTCGCCGACGCTGCGGGCGGGGATCGCGCTGGCCTACCTCCAGCCCCGGGAGCGGTTCTCCCCGGGCGACGAGGTGGAGGTGGACGTCCGGCGAAAGCGCGGGCGCGCCCTGGTCACGAAGCCACCGTTCGTGGACCGCAGCCCGAAATAGAAAGCACTCCAGCCGGGGTGGGGGTTGGGGAGGGGTGGCCCCTCCCCAAATCTACCGGAGCTGCGAGCGCTTTGCCGCGTGGATGAGCTGCGAGACGGACGTCGTGTCGAAGCGCGCGGACATCAGCATCGTGCGAAGGCGCTTCGCCGCGTCGGGGCTGTCCTGGACCACCGCCAGCACCACGTACAGCCCCGAGGTGGGGATCCCGACGTGGCGCACCGGGCCGAACCCCGGCGCGGCCACGAAGTAGGCGAACCGGGTGTGATGCCCGTCGCTCCGGCAGGTGCCGCGTCCCCGCACCGCGTAGTCGGAGGCCGACCACGTGTCCCCCGCGAACGCGGGACGGTGGTCGACGATGACCTCGGCGTGGGCCGAACGGCAGGAATGCGACGTGGCCACCTGAGGGATGGCCGCCCCGGAGGCCGCCAGGTAGTAGTAGTTGAACGGGATCCCGACACGGGCCACGTCGACCCACATCGCCTCGAGCCCGGGGACCGTTCCGTCCATGCTGGCCCATCCGTCCAGGTTCGGCGACGCCACCACGCCCTCCCGCAGCGGGTCGTCGGCGATGGATGCCACCGTCCACTGCTTCGGAACGAGGGCCTGGACCTCCCCGGAGCTGACCATCTCGAAGGGGGTGGGCCGGTCGGCCACGGCGGGTGCGGGGACCACCCTGACGTCCGCGGAGGCGACGGAGCCGTTGCCTGAGGGCGCATGGACACAAGCCGCCGACAACACGGCGACGCAGCATCCCGTGATGATCCGTCGCACCGCCTCGAAACCCCCGTGGCAGTCTAGCCACCCGCCTCCGATCGTGCCACCGG
Encoded here:
- the gcvT gene encoding glycine cleavage system aminomethyltransferase GcvT, coding for MTETGDVALKRTPLEDEHRALGAKIGAFAGWAMPIEYRGTLAEHQAVRERVGLFDLMHLGKVIVSGTGALGTLQRTVTNDVAKVGAGRAQYNTVLNERGGIVDDLIVYRLGEERYYVVPNAANTARVHAILLDEADDADVVLHEDWCFLAVQGPRSVEVVSSLFPEAAQLGYMHCIETRFEGQPVILTRSGYTGEVGFELFPPESVVRLLWRAVLEAGQAHGIEPIGLGARDTLRLEMGYPLHGQDISEERTPLEAGLSWAVAMDKGEFRGREALVKQKAEGIPARLWGLRMQDRLIPRSHYPVAAGDEWVGETTSGTFSPTLRAGIALAYLQPRERFSPGDEVEVDVRRKRGRALVTKPPFVDRSPK